From the Pseudarthrobacter sp. MM222 genome, one window contains:
- a CDS encoding ABC transporter permease has product MTITQTTKTKTRSAAADERVARRSPFQKLLGRPEIGALVGAIVLFVFFALVSPTFTQPNAFATVLYGSSTIGIMAVGVSLLMIGGEFDLSTGVAVISSALTASMFSWYFSTNVWVGVGLALLVSVGIGYINGWILMKTKLPSFIVTLATFLMLTGLNLGLTRLIGGGVSSPSISNMDGFKSAQAVFASSVRIAGVDVKITVFIWFALVAVATWVLMRTKVGNWIFAVGGDENAARAVGVPVKATKIGLFMGVGFCGWILGMHNLFAFDAVQSGEGVGNEFLYIIAAVIGGCLLTGGYGSAIGGAIGAFIFGMANKGIVYAQWNPDWFKFFLGLMLLLATIVNLIVKRRAELK; this is encoded by the coding sequence ATGACCATCACCCAGACAACAAAGACAAAGACAAGGTCGGCTGCGGCCGATGAGCGTGTCGCCAGGCGCAGTCCGTTCCAGAAACTCCTCGGCCGGCCTGAGATCGGTGCCCTGGTGGGCGCAATCGTCCTGTTCGTCTTCTTCGCGTTGGTTTCCCCGACGTTTACCCAGCCGAATGCCTTCGCGACCGTGCTGTACGGTTCCTCCACGATCGGGATCATGGCCGTGGGGGTGTCCTTGCTGATGATTGGCGGGGAGTTCGACCTTTCCACCGGTGTCGCCGTGATCTCCTCGGCGCTGACGGCGTCCATGTTCAGCTGGTACTTCAGCACGAACGTCTGGGTCGGTGTCGGCCTGGCGCTGCTGGTGTCGGTGGGCATCGGCTACATCAACGGCTGGATCCTGATGAAGACCAAGCTGCCCAGCTTCATCGTCACCCTGGCCACCTTCCTGATGCTGACCGGCCTGAACCTGGGCCTGACCCGGCTGATCGGCGGCGGGGTGTCCTCCCCCTCGATTTCGAACATGGACGGTTTCAAGTCCGCGCAGGCGGTGTTTGCCTCCTCGGTGAGGATTGCCGGCGTTGACGTCAAAATCACGGTGTTCATCTGGTTCGCGCTGGTCGCGGTGGCCACCTGGGTGCTGATGCGGACCAAGGTGGGGAACTGGATCTTCGCCGTCGGCGGCGACGAGAACGCGGCCCGCGCCGTGGGCGTGCCGGTCAAGGCCACCAAGATCGGTCTCTTCATGGGCGTGGGTTTCTGCGGCTGGATCCTGGGCATGCACAACCTCTTCGCGTTCGATGCAGTGCAGTCCGGTGAGGGTGTGGGCAACGAATTCCTTTACATCATCGCCGCGGTCATCGGCGGCTGCCTCCTGACCGGCGGCTACGGCTCCGCGATCGGCGGCGCGATCGGCGCGTTCATCTTCGGCATGGCCAACAAGGGCATCGTCTACGCGCAGTGGAACCCGGACTGGTTCAAGTTCTTCCTGGGCCTGATGCTGCTGCTGGCCACCATCGTCAACCTCATCGTCAAGCGCCGCGCGGAACTCAAGTAA
- a CDS encoding ATP-binding cassette domain-containing protein codes for MNANEIDQQTLLQHEKDPLTHTPVHLLSLEGVGKHYGNIIALSDVTMAVDNGRVTCVLGDNGAGKSTLIKIIAGLHQHDAGILNIMGEERKFSSPRDALDAGIATVYQDLAVVPLMPIWRNFFLGSELTSGFGPFKSMDVEKMKEITLKELAEMGIDLRDVEQPIGQLSGGERQCVAIARAVYFGAKVLILDEPTAALGVKQSGVVLRYILQARDRGLGVIFITHNPHHAFPVGDRFLLLKRGKSIGYYDKKDITLDELTAQMAGGAELAELAHELEQLGGHGDIVKEVQSEVAGVAQTTGKTYK; via the coding sequence ATGAATGCCAACGAGATCGACCAGCAAACGCTGCTCCAGCACGAAAAAGATCCCCTTACCCACACCCCGGTTCACCTGCTCTCCCTGGAAGGGGTCGGCAAGCACTACGGCAACATCATCGCCCTGTCCGATGTCACCATGGCCGTGGACAACGGCCGCGTCACCTGCGTGCTGGGCGACAACGGCGCCGGCAAATCCACCCTTATCAAGATCATCGCCGGCCTGCACCAGCACGACGCCGGGATCCTGAACATCATGGGCGAGGAACGGAAATTCTCCTCGCCCCGCGACGCCCTGGACGCCGGCATCGCCACCGTCTACCAGGACCTCGCCGTGGTGCCCCTGATGCCGATCTGGCGGAACTTCTTCCTCGGCTCGGAGCTCACTTCCGGCTTCGGCCCGTTCAAAAGCATGGACGTCGAGAAGATGAAGGAGATCACACTCAAGGAACTCGCCGAGATGGGCATCGACCTCCGCGACGTGGAGCAGCCCATCGGCCAGCTCTCCGGCGGTGAACGCCAGTGCGTCGCGATCGCCCGGGCCGTGTACTTCGGCGCGAAGGTCCTGATCCTGGACGAGCCCACCGCGGCCCTGGGCGTCAAGCAGTCCGGCGTGGTGCTCCGCTACATCCTGCAGGCCCGCGACCGCGGCCTCGGGGTCATCTTCATCACCCACAATCCGCACCACGCCTTCCCCGTGGGCGACCGGTTCCTGCTGCTCAAGCGCGGCAAATCGATCGGTTACTACGACAAGAAGGACATCACCCTCGACGAGCTCACCGCGCAAATGGCCGGCGGCGCTGAACTCGCCGAACTCGCGCACGAACTCGAACAACTCGGCGGCCACGGAGACATCGTCAAGGAAGTCCAGAGCGAAGTCGCCGGCGTGGCCCAGACAACCGGCAAAACCTACAAGTAG